The following coding sequences are from one Scomber scombrus chromosome 20, fScoSco1.1, whole genome shotgun sequence window:
- the eif1axb gene encoding eukaryotic translation initiation factor 1A X-linked b — translation MPKNKGKGGKNRRRGKNENESEKRELVFKEDGQEYAQVIKMLGNGRLEAMCFDGTKRLCHIRGKLRKKVWINTSDIILVGLRDYQDNKADVILKYNADEARSLKAYGELPEHAKINETDTFGPGDDDEIQFDDIGDDDEDIDDI, via the exons ATGCCCAAGAATAAAG GAAAGGGAGGTAAGAATAGGCGACGTGGAAAGAACGAGAATGAGTCCGAGAAGAGAGAGTTGGTGTTCAAAGAGGACGGACAGG AATACGCTCAGGTGATCAAAATGCTGGGGAACGGACGTCTGGAGGCCATGTGCTTCGATGGAACCAAGCGGCTTTGCCACATCAGAGGAAAACTCCGGAAAAAG gtTTGGATTAACACGTCAGACATCATCCTGGTCGGACTGAGAGATTATCAG gaTAACAAAGCTGACGTCATCCTCAAGTACAACGCAGACGAGGCTCGTAGTTTGAAAGCGTACGGAGAGCTTCCAGAGCACG CCAAAATCAACGAGACAGACACCTTCGGACCCGGAGACGACGATGAGATCCAGTTTGATGAcattggtgatgatgatgaggacaTTGATGAT ATCTAA